A region of Mesorhizobium sp. M3A.F.Ca.ET.080.04.2.1 DNA encodes the following proteins:
- a CDS encoding dihydrodipicolinate synthase family protein — translation MSFKGIIPPVTTPFHADGSIDRDGFCVMVEHLVSSGVHGIIVGGTTGEYYAQSRDERVSLLKLAKTMVQGKVPLIAGVGAIRTEDCIDYALVAKDLKYDGILIGAPYYAVPTQLELANHALAIDKAANLPIMLYNYPGRTSTMMDLEFLDRVGRSSNFCAIKESSGSMNQLHALARDYPHIDLFCGMDDQALEFFAWGAKGWVCGAGNCLPAEHIALYEACVVEKDYTKGRQIMSALLPLMRVLEQGGKFVQSIKFGCELAGLPAGPVRRPMRALDDEQKRELETTIRTLKAVIASITAKSQKRASENVIAINA, via the coding sequence ATGTCGTTCAAAGGCATTATTCCGCCCGTCACCACGCCGTTTCACGCGGATGGATCGATCGACCGCGACGGCTTCTGCGTCATGGTTGAGCATCTGGTGTCGTCGGGCGTGCACGGCATCATCGTCGGCGGCACGACCGGCGAATATTACGCCCAGTCGCGCGATGAACGCGTCAGCCTGCTGAAGCTTGCCAAAACCATGGTGCAGGGCAAGGTGCCCCTGATCGCGGGCGTCGGCGCCATCCGCACCGAGGATTGCATCGACTATGCGCTGGTCGCCAAGGATCTCAAATATGATGGGATCCTGATCGGAGCGCCGTACTATGCGGTGCCGACGCAGCTCGAACTGGCCAATCACGCGCTGGCGATCGACAAGGCCGCCAATCTGCCGATCATGCTGTACAACTATCCCGGCCGTACCAGCACGATGATGGACCTCGAATTCCTGGACCGTGTCGGCCGCAGCAGCAATTTCTGCGCTATCAAGGAATCCAGCGGCAGCATGAACCAACTGCACGCGCTGGCGCGCGACTATCCGCATATCGACCTGTTCTGCGGCATGGACGATCAGGCGCTCGAATTCTTCGCCTGGGGTGCCAAGGGCTGGGTCTGCGGCGCCGGCAACTGCCTTCCGGCTGAGCACATCGCCCTCTATGAAGCCTGCGTGGTCGAAAAGGACTACACCAAGGGCCGGCAGATCATGTCGGCGCTGCTGCCGTTGATGCGCGTTCTCGAGCAGGGCGGCAAGTTCGTGCAGAGCATCAAGTTCGGCTGCGAACTGGCCGGGCTGCCGGCTGGCCCCGTGCGCCGTCCGATGCGCGCGCTCGATGACGAACAGAAGCGGGAACTCGAGACGACGATCCGCACCCTCAAAGCCGTCATTGCCTCCATCACCGCAAAATCACAAAAGAGGGCTTCCGAAAATGTCATCGCTATTAACGCGTGA